One stretch of Procambarus clarkii isolate CNS0578487 unplaced genomic scaffold, FALCON_Pclarkii_2.0 HiC_scaffold_95, whole genome shotgun sequence DNA includes these proteins:
- the LOC138360108 gene encoding piggyBac transposable element-derived protein 4-like produces the protein MFMSSARFQHISKFFHMYNKKGVPVNNSDRLIKVRPLMDYFSEKFESVYIPKKELSLDEGTMAWRGRLSFKVYNPNKPDKYGVKFYMLAEGKSGYIYKFDVYCGIGKTTVETVMGLMAPLVNKGYHLYMDNYYNSVSLTEQLREVGVYTCGTLRLQRGAPKDLQQVVKGKMATDTTVYMRKDNTFVIVWKDKRPVSVITNIHNADTTQAQRRKRVRKGDGRTGVEIVKMNKPKAIVDYNKFMKGRTALHGAAAGGHAYTVKILLDAGADVNAKDYGRESVCLFIVGG, from the exons ATGTTTATGTCGTCTGCTCGGTTCCAACACATTTCTAAGTTCTTCCACATGTATAACAAAAAAGGCGTTCCAGTGAATAATAGTGACCGATTGATAAAAGTTAGACCACTAATGGACTATTTTTCAGAAAAATTTGAATCTGTATATATCCCCAAAAAAGAATTGAGTCTCGATGAGGGTACAATGGCTTGGCGAGGCCGCCTCTCTTTCAAGGTCTACAATCCCAACAAGCCTGATAAATATGGTGTAAAATTTTATATGTTGGCCGAAGGGAAATCAGGCTACATATATAAATTTGATGTGTATTGTGGAATTGGAAAAACGACAGTGGAAACCGTGATGGGGTTGATGGCGCCCCTAGTCAACAAgggttatcatttgtatatggatAACTACTATAACTCGGTAAGCCTAACAGAACAATTACGTGAAGTTGGTGTTTACACATGTGGCACACTTAGACTCCAACGTGGCGCCCCCAAGGATCTGCAACAAGTTGTAAAGGGTAAAATGGCAACCGACACGACCGTATACATGCGTAAGGATAACACCTTTGTTATAGTTTGGAAGGACAAGCGCCCCGTCTCTGTCATCACCAATATCCACAATGCCGACACTACTCAAGCACAGCGCAGGAAACGCGTTCGTAAAGGTGACGGGAGAACTGGAGtagaaattgtgaaaatgaacaaacccaaggccatagtggattacaataagttcatgaaag gcaggaCAGCCCTTCACGGGGCAGCCGCAGGTGGTCACGCCTACACTGTGAagatcctcctcgacgctggagcagacgtcaacgctaAAGATTATGGCC GGGAAAGTGTTTGTCTGTTCATAGTTGGAGGCTAA